The following coding sequences are from one Musa acuminata AAA Group cultivar baxijiao chromosome BXJ2-4, Cavendish_Baxijiao_AAA, whole genome shotgun sequence window:
- the LOC103980473 gene encoding FRIGIDA-like protein 4a produces MVMSEIFMKQPVSSLFVTRHINSNIVIEFYLLFVQVAAELSPRGMRKCAEKRIDMIIECWAGVIEELMSKGHQLDAINFAYEAGLQDKFTPVSLLKSFLKDSNKATSTFEDHNGGGQTTNYTWAARNSQLIIRAAIKCIQEHKLEAEFPLESLQKRLEQLEKAKVEKKKPSGGGPAAPANKRTRANNGGPMPPAKAGRLTNTVHVSSPAAPAFVRSPSAHTTYPAAAPYPYDSPAGHGVYGSRSPPVIRDSYGYPAEVGPVALGAPYHSPPMSYPVYGNYNPLGGYNNGVAPGYQQAYYR; encoded by the exons ATGGTGATGTCTGAAATCTTCATGAAACAGCCAGTGAGTTCTTTGTTCGTAACACGTCATATTAACAGCAATATTGTCATCGAGTTCTATCTGCTTTTCGTACAGGTTGCAGCTGAGCTGAGCCCTCGAGGGATGCGCAAGTGTGCTGAGAAAAGGATTGACATGATAATTGAGTGCTGGGCAG GTGTTATCGAGGAACTAATGAGCAAGGGACATCAGCTGGATGCAATAAACTTTGCCTATGAGGCTGGCCTTCAGGACAAGTTTACTCCTGTTTCACTGCTAAAATCCTTCCTGAAAGACTCAAATAAAGCAACTTCAACCTTTGAGGATCACAACGGTGGTGGGCAAACCACG AATTACACGTGGGCCGCAAGGAACAGTCAATTAATTATTCGGGCTGCTATAAAATGTATTCAAGAACACAAGCTTGAAGCCGAGTTTCCATTAGAGAGCCTTCAGAAGCGACTTGAACAATTGGAGAAGGCCAAGGTGGAGAAGAAAAAACCTTCTGGTGGTGGTCCTGCAGCTCCTGCCAACAAGCGAACACGAGCTAATAATGGGGGACCAATGCCTCCTGCCAAGGCTGGTCGGCTAACAAACACTGTGCACGTCTCCTCCCCTGCTGCTCCTGCCTTTGTACGGTCACCATCTGCCCATAccacataccctgcggcagcaccTTATCCTTATGATAGTCCAGCAGGGCACGGTGTCTATGGTAGCAGGAGCCCTCCGGTCATCAGGGACTCCTATGGATATCCAGCCGAAGTAGGCCCTGTCGCACTTGGTGCGCCATACCACTCACCACCTATGAGTTATCCAGTCTATGGAAATTACAATCCCTTGGGAGGATACAACAATGGAGTGGCACCAGGCTATCAACAGGCTTACTACAGGTAG
- the LOC135608906 gene encoding squamosa promoter-binding-like protein 17 — protein sequence MNPNCSNVASSACGSSDSTQGLKIGRKTYFEDFSVSSSSFPVALPAPQKKGKGVAQVGKQQQPPRCQVEGCSVDLTGAKAYHCRHKVCGVHSKSPKVLVAGMEQRFCQQCSRFHQLPEFDQGKRSCRRRLACHNERRRRRPLSAHVACMPSVFHG from the exons ATGAATCCGAACTGCTCAAACGTTGCTTCCAGTGCCTGTGGCTCGAGCGATTCCACCCAGGGGCTCAAGATTGGAAGGAAGACGTACTTCGAGGATTTCTCTGTCTCATCCTCTTCGTTCCCGGTCGCACTGCCAGCACCTCAGAAGAAGGGGAAGGGGGTGGCGCAGGTGGGGAAACAGCAGCAGCCACCCAGGTGCCAGGTCGAAGGGTGTAGTGTGGATCTCACCGGGGCCAAGGCGTACCACTGCAGGCACAAGGTGTGTGGGGTGCATTCCAAGTCCCCCAAGGTGCTGGTGGCAGGGATGGAGCAGCGATTCTGTCAGCAGTGCAGCAG GTTCCACCAATTGCCTGAGTTCGACCAAGGGAAACGCAGTTGCAGGAGACGTCTGGCCTGCCACAACGAGCGGCGAAGGAGGCGACCTCTATCAGCGCACGTCGCATGCATGCCATCAGTCTTCCATGGTTAG